The following nucleotide sequence is from Nitratidesulfovibrio termitidis HI1.
TGCCCTGGGTGCAGATGGACACGTGCGGGGTGTACTGGGTCAGCTCCAGGGCCTGATTGGCCGCGAAGATGCCCTCGCCCAGCACCAGCACCTGCTTGCCGCGAAAGAAGAACCCGTCGCAGCTCACGCAGTAGGAAACGCCCTTGCCCTCGTAGTCGGCAAGGTTGTCGATGCCGGGGCGCACGCGGGCAACCCCGGTGGCCAGCACCACGGCGCAAGCGTCGTAGGCGCCCTTGTCGGTCTTGACGTGGAAGCCGCCCGCATCGCCATGGTGCACGGCCAGCACGCGTTCCTCGCGCAGTTGCGCGCCGAAGCGTTCGGCCTGCCTGCGGCCCCGCTCGATGAGGTCGCGCCCGGAGATGGTTTCGTCGAAGCCGAAGTAGTTGTCGATGTCGTAGTCGCCCGCCACCTTGGGAGCGCTGCCCAGCACCAGCGTGGGAATGCCCGCGCGGGCGGTGTAGATGGCGGCGGAAAGCCCGGCGGGGCCGGAGCCGATGATCACCAGCGGGGCATTGGCGGATGCGGACGTGGATTCGGACATGGGCTTCTCCGTAAGGAAAGGCGCTGGCGGCGGGGCCGCGCGCCTGTTGCGTGTTTCCGGCTGGGCGCGCGGTACTGCGGGAGGGGGCCGCCCGCGCATGGCGCGCCGAACCAGAAAGTAGGCAGTCCGGAGTGGCTGGCAAGGGGGGGGAGGGATGCGGTGTGCCCCCCCCTCTGCGGGCCGAAATTCTACAGGCCGAGCTGGGCCAGCAGGTCGTCCACGTTTTCCTGCGTGGCACCGCGCTGCGGTCCCTTCAGTTCGGAAACCACCTGGCGGGTTTCCGCCTCGATCTGCGAGATGTCCTTTTCCGGGGCTTCCTCGCGCGCGCGGATCAGCAGGCCGGTGGACAGGTAGAGCTCCACGACGGTGCTTTCGATGGTGCGCAGGGCCGCGATGATCTTCTTGATGCGCTGGCCGGTCAGATCCTGAAAGCCGAGGGTGGTCAGGATTTCCACAAGCCCCTCGCCCAGTTCGGCGTTGATCTGCACCATGCGCTCAAGGGCCCGCTCCACGCCCGCTCCGGCGCGCACGGCCTCGATCAGCACGGCCGCTTCCTTCTGGCGTTCGATCTGCACCTCGACCACGTCCATGATCGATTCGGTGGCCTCTTGCGTGGTGACCAGGATTTCGTCCAGTTGGCGCGAGGCTTCGTTGAACAGACGGTCGGCGTCTTCGCGCTCCACCGGCTGCACCCCTTCCGGGGCTTCCTGCGAGCCGGGCTTGGCGGCGGTGGATATCTCTCGGTAGATGGTTTGCAGGCCCCCGCGCATGTCGTCGCTGATGCGGCGGTAAAATTCGCTTTCCACCAGGGCTCGGGTGAGATTGGTGGTGAGTTCCCGCTCGATGGTGGCGGCAAGCACGTCGCGGATGTTGACGACGAGGTTGTTCGTCACGCGTTCCATCACGTTGTCGAGCAGTTCTTCCTGCGTGACCATTGTGCGCTCCTGCTGTGGTGTGTGCGCCGTGCCGCGCGGCCTGCGCCTGCGTGGCACGTGGGGTCCGGCTTTGGTCCGTATCCGGCTTCGGAACCGGGCAGAATCTGGGACTCGACCAAGGGCCGGACGTCCGCATTGGCGAACCTAGCAGATAGTCAGCCGTCGGAAAAGCGGAAAACTGCGGAACAGGCAGCCTTACTTCACGTGCTGGCGCTGGGTGCCGAACGCGGGGGCCAACAGAAAGGCGGGGCATGCGCGGCAGGTTCCGCGCACGCCCCGCCGGGGTGTGTCATTGCAAGGCGGCGATGGGTACGGCAGTGCCCGGTAACGTTTGTCCGGTAACATTTGTCCGGTAACATTTGTCCGGGCAACGCCTATACGGACAACACCTATACGGGCAACGTCTGTACGGGCAGGGCCGCTGCCGCAGTGGCGGCTACAGGCCGCCGTTCTCCATTTCCACGTTCATGGCCCCCACGGGGCACA
It contains:
- a CDS encoding protein phosphatase CheZ is translated as MVTQEELLDNVMERVTNNLVVNIRDVLAATIERELTTNLTRALVESEFYRRISDDMRGGLQTIYREISTAAKPGSQEAPEGVQPVEREDADRLFNEASRQLDEILVTTQEATESIMDVVEVQIERQKEAAVLIEAVRAGAGVERALERMVQINAELGEGLVEILTTLGFQDLTGQRIKKIIAALRTIESTVVELYLSTGLLIRAREEAPEKDISQIEAETRQVVSELKGPQRGATQENVDDLLAQLGL
- a CDS encoding NAD(P)/FAD-dependent oxidoreductase, with protein sequence MSESTSASANAPLVIIGSGPAGLSAAIYTARAGIPTLVLGSAPKVAGDYDIDNYFGFDETISGRDLIERGRRQAERFGAQLREERVLAVHHGDAGGFHVKTDKGAYDACAVVLATGVARVRPGIDNLADYEGKGVSYCVSCDGFFFRGKQVLVLGEGIFAANQALELTQYTPHVSICTQGKAPVLNSGFEQRLADAGIAIDTRKITRLAGDNGLERVVFADGTEAVADGLFVAMGEASSLDFAYSLGVERKGVFLVADDEQRTNIPGIFAAGDCTGGFLQIGVAVGEGAKAARSAIAYAKEQCGIRKAG